In Ahaetulla prasina isolate Xishuangbanna chromosome 5, ASM2864084v1, whole genome shotgun sequence, the following are encoded in one genomic region:
- the LOC131200050 gene encoding coatomer subunit zeta-1-like, whose protein sequence is MEALILEPSLYTVKAILILDNDGDYLFAKCYDDTYPTVKEQKAFEKNIFSKTHWTDSEIALLEGLTVVYKSSIDLYFYVIGSSYENEIMLMAVLNCLFDSLSQNVVKECGEASSPREHGRPFPGSG, encoded by the coding sequence ATGGAGGCGCTGATCCTGGAACCTTCTCTCTACACAGTGAAAGCCATTCTGATTTTAGACAATGATGGAGATTATCTTTTTGCTAAGTGTTATGATGACACCTATCCCACAGTCAAGGAGCAGAAGGCTTTTGAGAAGAATATTTTCAGCAAGACCCATTGGACAGATAGTGAAATTGCCCTCTTAGAAGGCCTGACTGTTGTTTATAAGAGCAGCATTGACCTATATTTTTATGTTATCGGCAGCTCCTATGAAAATGAGATTATGCTAATGGCTGTGCTCAACTGCCTCTTTGACTCACTCAGTCAGAATGTTGTGAAAGAATGTGGAGAAGCGAGCTCTCCTAGAGAACATGGAAGGCCTTTTCCTGGCAGTGGATGA